A window of the Gossypium hirsutum isolate 1008001.06 chromosome A03, Gossypium_hirsutum_v2.1, whole genome shotgun sequence genome harbors these coding sequences:
- the LOC107887066 gene encoding cilia- and flagella-associated protein 20: MFKNTFQSGFLSILYSLGSKPLQIWDKEVENGHVKRPHDDDIQSNVLEIIGSNIQSTFITCPADPAATLGIKLPFLVMIVKNLKKYFSFEIQVLDDKNVRRRFRASNFQAVTRVKPYICTMPLRLDEGWNQIQLNLADYTRRAYGTNYVETLRVQVHANCRLRRIYFSDRLYSEEELPPEFKLYLPMQKA, translated from the exons ATGTTTAAAAATACCTTTCAATCTGGGTTTCTCTCAATCTTATACAGCTTagg GAGCAAACCTCTGCAAATCTGGGATAAAGAAG TTGAAAATGGGCATGTTAAACGACCCCATGATGATGACATTCAATCGAATGTGCTGGAAATAATTggatcaaatattcaatcaactTTTATCACTTGCCCAGCTGACCCTGCTGCAACGCTGGGTATTAAGCTTCCGTTCTTGGTTATGATTGTTAAAAACTTGAAGAAATATTTCTCTTTTGAGATCCAAGTTCTCGATGATAAGAACGTCCGGCGTCGTTTTCGTGCTTCTAACTTTCAA GCTGTCACTCGAGTAAAGCCATATATATGCACCATGCCACTGAGATTGGATGAGGGTTGGAATCAAATTCAGTTGAATCTGGCTGATTATACTCGAAGGGCCTATGGCACGAACTATGTCGAGACACTACGTGTTCAGGTACATGCAAATTGCCGCCTACGGAGGATATATTTCTCTGATCGCTTGTACTCCGAAGAGGAACTCCCCCCAGAATTCAAACTATACCTTCCAATGCAG AAAGCATGA